One Halichondria panicea chromosome 6, odHalPani1.1, whole genome shotgun sequence genomic window carries:
- the LOC135337802 gene encoding speckle-type POZ protein-like, with translation MDMDATVCHTYCDSFSFNYRWTVGNLKAFVDSINRGSIKSSSFYPGFCIEGKKAECVLSLQASCLKYPFVTHTCPNGVTSRSDASKCTCVRLEVCLQCEPSVRLLANGSLSLMALVEDQKLDVPANFCKAKKVSVKSELVNFSKVLNISVVVSQKELELGSSKYTYNDSLSVYCKMTVHMVNELKHTTNSIPLVAPVSVSAALNNDRENQIFTDASIKCGEKQFEVHRVVIASQSPFFKSKIKRWKTSDNTIDMSDLEPQIVQTIIEHMYGQEQIPDLNVLAPDLLAAADKYQLSSLKNLCEKALLNELTDSNAVTLLKLANTYNALHLREKILEFVNARPIKLDMVKTLVDS, from the coding sequence ATGGATATGGATGCGACAGTGTGCCATACTTATTGCGATTCATTCTCGTTTAACTATCGATGGACTGTTGGAAACTTAAAGGCTTTTGTTGATAGTATCAATAGAGGTAGTATCAAGAGCTCAAGCTTCTACCCTGGATTTTGTATCGAAGGGAAAAAGGCCGAGTGTGTGCTTTCCCTTCAAGCTAGCTGTTTAAAGTATCCTTTTGTTACCCATACATGCCCCAATGGAGTTACAAGTCGAAGTGATGCTAGTAAATGCACCTGTGTGAGGCTTGAGGTGTGCTTACAGTGTGAGCCAAGTGTGAGGCTTTTAGCTAACGGAAGCCTATCTCTGATGGCTCTTGTTGAAGATCAGAAGTTGGATGTTCCAGCAAATTTTTGCAAGGCTAAAAAAGTATCTGTGAAATCAGAATTGGTTAACTTTTCTAAAGTCCTAAATATTTCTGTTGTCGTTTCTCAAAAAGAATTAGAATTGGGTTCTAGCAAGTACACTTACAACGACTCTCTTAGTGTTTACTGTAAGATGACTGTGCATATGGTGAACGAACTCAAACACACAACCAATTCCATCCCACTTGTTGCTCCAGTAAGCGTATCAGCTGCGTTAAACAATGACCGAGAAAACCAAATATTCACTGATGCTTCAATTAAATGCGGAGAGAAGCAATTTGAAGTTCATCGAGTTGTAATTGCTTCTCAATCACCCTTCTTCAAGTCAAAGATAAAACGTTGGAAAACAAGTGATAATACGATCGATATGTCCGATCTCGAACCTCAAATTGTTCAGACCATCATTGAACACATGTATGGTCAAGAGCAAATCCCTGATCTCAATGTACTGGCTCCTGACCTCTTAGCAGCAGCTGATAAGTACCAACTCTCTTCTCTCAAGAACCTCTGTGAAAAAGCCCTCCTAAATGAGCTGACTGACTCGAACGCCGTCACTCTACTCAAGCTGGCCAATACTTACAATGCTCTTCATCTCCGGGAGAAGATTTTGGAGTTTGTGAATGCCAGGCCTATTAAGTTGGACATGGTGAAGACATTGGTTGAtagttaa